The Salvia miltiorrhiza cultivar Shanhuang (shh) chromosome 1, IMPLAD_Smil_shh, whole genome shotgun sequence genome has a window encoding:
- the LOC131018947 gene encoding probable plastid-lipid-associated protein 4, chloroplastic isoform X2 gives MALSTLSPAFTTHSTSSFLPNLHHPSAAAPFPANHHSSSLSTPAAVHKWRANVSFFTGLLNNNNKAKNAEAIKQELLEAIDPLDRGAEATPQDQKFIDQIVRKLEAANPTKEPLKSDLLNGKWELIYTTSQSILQTTRPKLLRSRRNFQAINADTLRAQNMESAPFFNQVTADLTPLNAKKVAVKFDFFKIGGLLLRVL, from the exons ATGGCCTTATCCACTCTCTCTCCAGCCTTCACCACTCACTCCACCTCCTCCTTCCTCCCCAACCTCCACCACCCCTCAGCCGCCGCCCCTTTTCCGGCCAATCACCACAGCAGCTCTCTGTCAACTCCAGCAGCTGTGCATAAATGGAGGGCAAATGTCTCCTTCTTCACTGGTTTgctcaacaacaacaacaaggCCAAGAACGCTGAAGCCATCAAGCAAGAGCTTCTAGAAGCCATCGACCCGCTCGATCGCGGTGCTGAAGCCACCCCTCAAGATCAGAAATTTATCGATcag ATAGTTCGGAAACTAGAAGCAGCAAATCCAACAAAAGAGCCGCTCAAGTCTGATCTGCTAAACGGAAAGTGGGAGCTCATCTACACCACTTCGCAATCTATTTTGCAGACCACT AGGCCCAAGTTGTTGAGAAGTAGAAGGAACTTCCAAGCAATCAACGCAGATACCCTTCGAGCTCAAAACATGGAATCTGCACCCTTCTTCAATCAG GTTACTGCAGATTTGACACCTCTGAATGCGAAGAAGGTGGCTGTGAAATTCGACTTTTTCAAGATTGGAGGTTTG CTCCTGAGAGTGCTGTAG
- the LOC131018947 gene encoding probable plastid-lipid-associated protein 4, chloroplastic isoform X1, whose protein sequence is MALSTLSPAFTTHSTSSFLPNLHHPSAAAPFPANHHSSSLSTPAAVHKWRANVSFFTGLLNNNNKAKNAEAIKQELLEAIDPLDRGAEATPQDQKFIDQIVRKLEAANPTKEPLKSDLLNGKWELIYTTSQSILQTTRPKLLRSRRNFQAINADTLRAQNMESAPFFNQVTADLTPLNAKKVAVKFDFFKIGGLIPVKAPESAVGELEITYLDQDLRVSRGDKGNLFVLKMVDPSYRIPSK, encoded by the exons ATGGCCTTATCCACTCTCTCTCCAGCCTTCACCACTCACTCCACCTCCTCCTTCCTCCCCAACCTCCACCACCCCTCAGCCGCCGCCCCTTTTCCGGCCAATCACCACAGCAGCTCTCTGTCAACTCCAGCAGCTGTGCATAAATGGAGGGCAAATGTCTCCTTCTTCACTGGTTTgctcaacaacaacaacaaggCCAAGAACGCTGAAGCCATCAAGCAAGAGCTTCTAGAAGCCATCGACCCGCTCGATCGCGGTGCTGAAGCCACCCCTCAAGATCAGAAATTTATCGATcag ATAGTTCGGAAACTAGAAGCAGCAAATCCAACAAAAGAGCCGCTCAAGTCTGATCTGCTAAACGGAAAGTGGGAGCTCATCTACACCACTTCGCAATCTATTTTGCAGACCACT AGGCCCAAGTTGTTGAGAAGTAGAAGGAACTTCCAAGCAATCAACGCAGATACCCTTCGAGCTCAAAACATGGAATCTGCACCCTTCTTCAATCAG GTTACTGCAGATTTGACACCTCTGAATGCGAAGAAGGTGGCTGTGAAATTCGACTTTTTCAAGATTGGAGGTTTG ATACCTGTTAAAGCTCCTGAGAGTGCTGTAGGTGAGCTCGAGATCACCTACTTGGATCAAGACTTGAG AGTTTCAAGAGGTGACAAAGGCAATCTCTTCGTCCTCAAAATGGTCGATCCCTCCTATAGGATACCTTCTAAATGA